The genomic region GTAGGAAATTTCTGTCAAGATGTTTTGTATAGTCTCCATTAATTATCGTAGCTCTTTTCAGTATTTAGACTATCAATTAATAGTTTAGACCAAGCTTCATATCTATTTGAATTAGCTTCTAGCTCTTTTAATGTTAAGAACTCTCTATTCAATAGAATATGAGTTTCGCCTTTAGTAAAAATCTCTGAATCGAGTAGATCAGCTACATTTACAGACATTGCCACACCTAAATGAACTAACCCTTGAGAGTCGTCTGTATTATAAACGAAGCCGTCAAATGTTAAATCAGCCCCACTTACAGATAGCCCTACCTCTTCTTGCAGTTCCCGTAATGCACTGTCTCTGATTATTTCGACTAGAGACATATTGTCATAGTCTTTTTTATAGTCAATATGTCCGCCTACTCCGATAGAATATTTTCCACCTAGTCTCTTTTCCCCTGAATTCTTCTTCGACCTCTGATAGGAAAAGATTGTATCTTTATTTTTCAATAGAACA from Thiovulum sp. ES harbors:
- a CDS encoding putative phosphoesterase (MutT family) codes for the protein MSLILVIAKSNISKLRQGSTKTYFDSMFEKPEDYISYMERGFAETNTQYLQLIPYVLLKNKDTIFSYQRSKKNSGEKRLGGKYSIGVGGHIDYKKDYDNMSLVEIIRDSALRELQEEVGLSVSGADLTFDGFVYNTDDSQGLVHLGVAMSVNVADLLDSEIFTKGETHILLNREFLTLKELEANSNRYEAWSKLLIDSLNTEKSYDN